Genomic segment of Triticum dicoccoides isolate Atlit2015 ecotype Zavitan unplaced genomic scaffold, WEW_v2.0 scaffold6468, whole genome shotgun sequence:
ATACCAAAAGTTGAAATTTTGAAAGTTGAAGTTTAAAGTTCATGTACCCGCCTGGTTTGGtatgaaaagaaaaaaaagtccTTTTTTACTTCACATAATAGTGTTGTCTTAAGTCAtttttttgaagtttgagcaaggtTACATAAAAAATATCACCATTCACCATACCTAttatatatcattagattcatcatgtaatATATTATCATATTATATTTATTTGGTACTGTTTGTATTTattataatttttataaaatataaCAAAGTTTGATTTGAGACACCACTAATTATAATGCGTAACTATGAGGCTTAGCATGACGATTTTTCGacggtctactacaacaaggtttgcctgaCACCGATGAGGGAGTGGCGATGACGGCGGTGCATCTTCAGCGCGCACTTgtagtcgtcgttaggtggtcTACGAACTTGGATGTAATTTTTTTTTTTTACTTCTGATGTTCTTCGTACTCGCTTGACAGttcagaaatagaatgaaagttctCTCGCAATTTGCTTTTATAATGTGTAACACTTTGATAGGACAGGCACTCCCATCAACAGTAAAAATACCTGCATGGTTTCCTTAGTCTCCATCGTCCCCAAATACAGGAAAGGATAACTGAGCACGTACACATTACATTATTCTCTGGCGCCCAATGCATCAAAGCCGAATATCTACAAAGCCCTCCCTGGACTACACCCAGACAGCACCTGCATTACGAAGCAGCGGGACCAGTTTGCCGCTGAGGTGAAGGGACATGACCTTGTCGGTGCATCCGACGAGCCTGCCGCCGATGAACACCGCCGGCACGGCAGGGTTCCGTCCGATGAGCCGCGCCAGCGCCTTCTCCATCTCCTTCCCCCAAGGGTCCTCGTCCAGTTCCACCACCGTGGGGTTTGCCCCGAGATCCCGGAGGAGGCTCGTCACCGTGTGGCACATGCAGCAGGAGCTCGTGCCGAAGATCACCACGGCCCGCTGCCCCGCTAGCTTCGTCACTTGCTCCATCAAGCTGGCCCGATCTTCAGTGCTAGTGCTAGAGAGCTCAATTCTCGGGTACGAGGCTTTGACTTTGAGCTGTGCTGGCTTGCTTTGGGCTGGACATAGGGGAACCTTGCATATATAGCCATGGAAATGTGCACCGACAGGATGATCTTCGAGCAATTTGACCGGAAAAAGGTGATACGGAAGGGTTCGGATAAATGCCGAGCTCCTTTAATTTGCACCACTCCACGTATGGGCTCAGTGTGGAGCATCGAATTTTTGGATGGCAATGGCGATGCGGCGACCTGATATACCAAAGGGGTACAATGGATTATAGTGGATAAGGTATGGAGCTCTGACTTTTAGTAAATTCTCATCTATCCCCTATTCGACAAGTCAGATGAGAGAGACATGAAGAGAGATGCTGCTGAGATCAT
This window contains:
- the LOC119347345 gene encoding glutaredoxin-C1-like; its protein translation is MEQVTKLAGQRAVVIFGTSSCCMCHTVTSLLRDLGANPTVVELDEDPWGKEMEKALARLIGRNPAVPAVFIGGRLVGCTDKVMSLHLSGKLVPLLRNAGAVWV